The following are encoded together in the Culex pipiens pallens isolate TS chromosome 1, TS_CPP_V2, whole genome shotgun sequence genome:
- the LOC120431454 gene encoding steroid hormone receptor ERR2 isoform X3: MEYKCTSANDISGGGGGHGGLTELHTGPATSNGTISGGSGGGPHSPGSPDRQFCSSTTSAIGDFGSDSTNQDAIKEEIPRRLCLVCGDVASGFHYGVASCEACKAFFKRTIQGNIEYTCPASNDCEINKRRRKACQACRFRKCLLMGMLKEGVRLDRVRGGRQKYRRNPCTNPYQLQLTQSNSQYTAQSLEDIKILEVLSSFEPDPLTIGHGFDLMNGGGSDHDGDKQTNSDSSATSSSRATMAMGADAQEMLSVLSDIYDKELVGVIGWAKQIPGFTDLPLNDQMRLLQVSWAELLTLMLAHRSIPFSGRLYFATDFWLDERSAKECGALDLYNHLAQITQRLEKVSATKEEYYLLKALSLSNCDIRLDNYGALKKIRDSILYALNDCVLLIRHNQAVSHQQQLLLLLPSLRQADYIIRKFWTNVHIEGNVTMNKLFVEMLESVSR; this comes from the exons ATGGAGTACAAATGCACCAGCGCAAACGACATCAGTGGTGGCGGTGGCGGCCACGGTGGCCTCACGGAACTGCACACCGGCCCGGCGACAAGCAACGGCACCATCAGTGGAGGCAGCGGAGGAGGACCACACTCGCCCGGATCGCCGGATCGACAGTTTTGCAGCTCGACCACGTCGGCGATTGGTGACTTTGGCAGCGACAGCACCAACCAGGACGCCATCAAGGAGGAGATTCCGCGCCGGCTGTGCCTGGTGTGTGGGGACGTGGCCAGCGGCTTTCACTACGGAGTGGCCAGCTGTGAGGCGTGCAAAGCATTTTTCAAACGGACCATTCAGG GTAATATCGAGTACACCTGCCCGGCGAGCAACGACTGCGAGATCAACAAGCGGCGGCGGAAAGCCTGTCAGGCCTGTCGGTTCCGCAAGTGTCTGCTCATGGGCATGCTTAAGGAGGGCGTCCGGCTGGACCGGGTACGGGGCGGCCGCCAGAAGTATCGCCGCAATCCGTGCACGAATCCGTACCAGCTGCAGCTGACGCAGTCCAACTCGCAGTACACGGCCCAATCGCTGGAGGACATCAAAATACTGGAAGTATTATCGTCGTTTGAGCCGGATCCGCTGACGATCGGGCACGGGTTCGACCTGATGAACGGTGGCGGAAGTGACCACGACGGCGACAAGCAGACCAACTCCGACTCGTCGGCGACGTCCTCGTCCCGGGCGACGATGGCCATGGGTGCGGACGCGCAGGAAATGCTCAGCGTGCTCAGCGACATCTACGACAAGGAGCTGGTCGGCGTGATCGGCTGGGCCAAACAGATCCCGGGGTTCACCGACCTGCCCCTGAACGACCAGATGCGGCTGCTGCAGGTCAGTTGGGCCGAGCTGTTGACGCTGATGTTGGCCCACCGCTCGATACCCTTCTCCGGGCGGTTGTACTTTGCGACGGACTTTTGGCTCGACGAGCGGTCCGCGAAGGAGTGCGGCGCGCTGGATCTGTACAATCAC TTGGCCCAGATCACGCAACGGCTGGAGAAGGTCTCCGCCACCAAGGAGGAGTACTACCTGCTGAAGGCGCTCTCCCTGTCCAACTGTGATATCCGGCTGGATAACTACGGCGCGCTCAAGAAGATCCGCGACAGCATCCTGTACGCGCTCAACGACTGCGTGCTGCTGATCAG gcaCAACCAGGCCGTGTCTCACCAGCAGcagctgctgcttctgctgccaTCGCTCCGCCAGGCCGACTACATCATCCGGAAGTTCTGGACGAACGTGCACATCGAGGGCAACGTCACCATGAACAAACTGTTTGTCGAGATGCTCGAGTCGGTTTCGCGATAA
- the LOC120431454 gene encoding steroid hormone receptor ERR2 isoform X2 has product MMAGDGTPARIKQELIETSCCSPSPSSQNNLLYGGSQGNTKMEYKCTSANDISGGGGGHGGLTELHTGPATSNGTISGGSGGGPHSPGSPDRQFCSSTTSAIGDFGSDSTNQDAIKEEIPRRLCLVCGDVASGFHYGVASCEACKAFFKRTIQGNIEYTCPASNDCEINKRRRKACQACRFRKCLLMGMLKEGVRLDRVRGGRQKYRRNPCTNPYQLQLTQSNSQYTAQSLEDIKILEVLSSFEPDPLTIGHGFDLMNGGGSDHDGDKQTNSDSSATSSSRATMAMGADAQEMLSVLSDIYDKELVGVIGWAKQIPGFTDLPLNDQMRLLQVSWAELLTLMLAHRSIPFSGRLYFATDFWLDERSAKECGALDLYNHLAQITQRLEKVSATKEEYYLLKALSLSNCDIRLDNYGALKKIRDSILYALNDCVLLIRHNQAVSHQQQLLLLLPSLRQADYIIRKFWTNVHIEGNVTMNKLFVEMLESVSR; this is encoded by the exons ATGATGGCAGGCGATGGAACGCCCGCACGGATCAAACAGGAACTAATCGAGACCTCCTGCTGCAGCCCGTCGCCGTCCTCCCAGAACAACCTCCTGTACGGTGGATCACAGGGCAACACAAAG ATGGAGTACAAATGCACCAGCGCAAACGACATCAGTGGTGGCGGTGGCGGCCACGGTGGCCTCACGGAACTGCACACCGGCCCGGCGACAAGCAACGGCACCATCAGTGGAGGCAGCGGAGGAGGACCACACTCGCCCGGATCGCCGGATCGACAGTTTTGCAGCTCGACCACGTCGGCGATTGGTGACTTTGGCAGCGACAGCACCAACCAGGACGCCATCAAGGAGGAGATTCCGCGCCGGCTGTGCCTGGTGTGTGGGGACGTGGCCAGCGGCTTTCACTACGGAGTGGCCAGCTGTGAGGCGTGCAAAGCATTTTTCAAACGGACCATTCAGG GTAATATCGAGTACACCTGCCCGGCGAGCAACGACTGCGAGATCAACAAGCGGCGGCGGAAAGCCTGTCAGGCCTGTCGGTTCCGCAAGTGTCTGCTCATGGGCATGCTTAAGGAGGGCGTCCGGCTGGACCGGGTACGGGGCGGCCGCCAGAAGTATCGCCGCAATCCGTGCACGAATCCGTACCAGCTGCAGCTGACGCAGTCCAACTCGCAGTACACGGCCCAATCGCTGGAGGACATCAAAATACTGGAAGTATTATCGTCGTTTGAGCCGGATCCGCTGACGATCGGGCACGGGTTCGACCTGATGAACGGTGGCGGAAGTGACCACGACGGCGACAAGCAGACCAACTCCGACTCGTCGGCGACGTCCTCGTCCCGGGCGACGATGGCCATGGGTGCGGACGCGCAGGAAATGCTCAGCGTGCTCAGCGACATCTACGACAAGGAGCTGGTCGGCGTGATCGGCTGGGCCAAACAGATCCCGGGGTTCACCGACCTGCCCCTGAACGACCAGATGCGGCTGCTGCAGGTCAGTTGGGCCGAGCTGTTGACGCTGATGTTGGCCCACCGCTCGATACCCTTCTCCGGGCGGTTGTACTTTGCGACGGACTTTTGGCTCGACGAGCGGTCCGCGAAGGAGTGCGGCGCGCTGGATCTGTACAATCAC TTGGCCCAGATCACGCAACGGCTGGAGAAGGTCTCCGCCACCAAGGAGGAGTACTACCTGCTGAAGGCGCTCTCCCTGTCCAACTGTGATATCCGGCTGGATAACTACGGCGCGCTCAAGAAGATCCGCGACAGCATCCTGTACGCGCTCAACGACTGCGTGCTGCTGATCAG gcaCAACCAGGCCGTGTCTCACCAGCAGcagctgctgcttctgctgccaTCGCTCCGCCAGGCCGACTACATCATCCGGAAGTTCTGGACGAACGTGCACATCGAGGGCAACGTCACCATGAACAAACTGTTTGTCGAGATGCTCGAGTCGGTTTCGCGATAA
- the LOC120431454 gene encoding steroid hormone receptor ERR2 isoform X1, with translation MMDTWMQEVVSMMAGDGTPARIKQELIETSCCSPSPSSQNNLLYGGSQGNTKMEYKCTSANDISGGGGGHGGLTELHTGPATSNGTISGGSGGGPHSPGSPDRQFCSSTTSAIGDFGSDSTNQDAIKEEIPRRLCLVCGDVASGFHYGVASCEACKAFFKRTIQGNIEYTCPASNDCEINKRRRKACQACRFRKCLLMGMLKEGVRLDRVRGGRQKYRRNPCTNPYQLQLTQSNSQYTAQSLEDIKILEVLSSFEPDPLTIGHGFDLMNGGGSDHDGDKQTNSDSSATSSSRATMAMGADAQEMLSVLSDIYDKELVGVIGWAKQIPGFTDLPLNDQMRLLQVSWAELLTLMLAHRSIPFSGRLYFATDFWLDERSAKECGALDLYNHLAQITQRLEKVSATKEEYYLLKALSLSNCDIRLDNYGALKKIRDSILYALNDCVLLIRHNQAVSHQQQLLLLLPSLRQADYIIRKFWTNVHIEGNVTMNKLFVEMLESVSR, from the exons ATGATGGATACCTGGATGCAAGAAGTG GTGTCCATGATGGCAGGCGATGGAACGCCCGCACGGATCAAACAGGAACTAATCGAGACCTCCTGCTGCAGCCCGTCGCCGTCCTCCCAGAACAACCTCCTGTACGGTGGATCACAGGGCAACACAAAG ATGGAGTACAAATGCACCAGCGCAAACGACATCAGTGGTGGCGGTGGCGGCCACGGTGGCCTCACGGAACTGCACACCGGCCCGGCGACAAGCAACGGCACCATCAGTGGAGGCAGCGGAGGAGGACCACACTCGCCCGGATCGCCGGATCGACAGTTTTGCAGCTCGACCACGTCGGCGATTGGTGACTTTGGCAGCGACAGCACCAACCAGGACGCCATCAAGGAGGAGATTCCGCGCCGGCTGTGCCTGGTGTGTGGGGACGTGGCCAGCGGCTTTCACTACGGAGTGGCCAGCTGTGAGGCGTGCAAAGCATTTTTCAAACGGACCATTCAGG GTAATATCGAGTACACCTGCCCGGCGAGCAACGACTGCGAGATCAACAAGCGGCGGCGGAAAGCCTGTCAGGCCTGTCGGTTCCGCAAGTGTCTGCTCATGGGCATGCTTAAGGAGGGCGTCCGGCTGGACCGGGTACGGGGCGGCCGCCAGAAGTATCGCCGCAATCCGTGCACGAATCCGTACCAGCTGCAGCTGACGCAGTCCAACTCGCAGTACACGGCCCAATCGCTGGAGGACATCAAAATACTGGAAGTATTATCGTCGTTTGAGCCGGATCCGCTGACGATCGGGCACGGGTTCGACCTGATGAACGGTGGCGGAAGTGACCACGACGGCGACAAGCAGACCAACTCCGACTCGTCGGCGACGTCCTCGTCCCGGGCGACGATGGCCATGGGTGCGGACGCGCAGGAAATGCTCAGCGTGCTCAGCGACATCTACGACAAGGAGCTGGTCGGCGTGATCGGCTGGGCCAAACAGATCCCGGGGTTCACCGACCTGCCCCTGAACGACCAGATGCGGCTGCTGCAGGTCAGTTGGGCCGAGCTGTTGACGCTGATGTTGGCCCACCGCTCGATACCCTTCTCCGGGCGGTTGTACTTTGCGACGGACTTTTGGCTCGACGAGCGGTCCGCGAAGGAGTGCGGCGCGCTGGATCTGTACAATCAC TTGGCCCAGATCACGCAACGGCTGGAGAAGGTCTCCGCCACCAAGGAGGAGTACTACCTGCTGAAGGCGCTCTCCCTGTCCAACTGTGATATCCGGCTGGATAACTACGGCGCGCTCAAGAAGATCCGCGACAGCATCCTGTACGCGCTCAACGACTGCGTGCTGCTGATCAG gcaCAACCAGGCCGTGTCTCACCAGCAGcagctgctgcttctgctgccaTCGCTCCGCCAGGCCGACTACATCATCCGGAAGTTCTGGACGAACGTGCACATCGAGGGCAACGTCACCATGAACAAACTGTTTGTCGAGATGCTCGAGTCGGTTTCGCGATAA